A single Methanospirillum lacunae DNA region contains:
- a CDS encoding vWA domain-containing protein yields the protein MSGLEEMPILDKREPKVATVLLVDTSGSMIGEGIDGVNRGIKLYQDKILNDSLACKRVELALVSFNDNVTVEHPFSSIKEFDIKPLSAGGWTTMGMGILKSIELIKSRKEQYAQNGTDYFRPWIFLITDATDNDMTMDKSLYNQVVQELKDGEANKHFSFYKVAVGDEVNMDFLKTLSARAPLRLKPNNWDNMFDWFAASSLALSRSSPGISTPLPQTDWGTAD from the coding sequence ATGTCAGGATTAGAAGAGATGCCAATTTTAGATAAACGGGAACCTAAAGTGGCTACTGTCTTACTAGTCGATACCTCCGGTTCGATGATTGGGGAAGGGATTGATGGAGTAAATCGTGGCATTAAATTATATCAGGATAAAATATTGAATGATTCTTTAGCGTGTAAGAGAGTAGAACTCGCCTTAGTATCATTTAACGATAATGTCACTGTCGAACATCCATTTTCTTCAATCAAAGAATTTGATATTAAACCCCTATCCGCTGGTGGATGGACAACAATGGGAATGGGAATCTTAAAATCAATTGAATTAATAAAAAGCCGTAAAGAACAATATGCTCAAAATGGAACGGATTATTTTCGACCCTGGATTTTCTTGATTACTGACGCCACAGACAATGATATGACAATGGATAAATCACTCTATAATCAAGTAGTCCAAGAATTAAAAGATGGAGAGGCAAATAAGCATTTTTCTTTTTATAAAGTAGCAGTCGGTGATGAGGTTAATATGGATTTTCTGAAGACACTCTCTGCACGTGCTCCATTAAGATTAAAGCCAAATAATTGGGATAACATGTTTGATTGGTTTGCAGCAAGCAGTTTAGCGTTAAGTCGAAGTAGTCCTGGAATCTCAACCCCGCTTCCTCAGACTGACTGGGGTACTGCAGATTGA
- a CDS encoding glutaredoxin family protein, protein MNQIIVHTMKNCPNCDKLKATLKGLGIEFEEKDL, encoded by the coding sequence ATGAATCAGATTATTGTCCACACAATGAAAAACTGCCCGAACTGTGATAAATTAAAAGCGACTTTGAAAGGGCTCGGTATAGAATTTGAAGAGAAGGACCTATAA
- a CDS encoding exonuclease domain-containing protein, which produces MRPNHIFIFDTETTGTDVHKDRVVEIAWLLATAAGEIILEDSRFIKPDGFTIPDSAV; this is translated from the coding sequence ATGAGGCCGAATCACATTTTTATTTTTGACACTGAAACGACCGGTACTGATGTACACAAAGATCGGGTTGTTGAAATCGCCTGGCTGCTTGCGACCGCAGCCGGAGAGATAATTCTAGAAGATAGCAGGTTTATAAAACCGGATGGATTCACAATCCCGGATTCTGCAGTATGA
- a CDS encoding MFS transporter, whose translation MEFKTHHLVLLCITAFFAMAGGALITPVLPEMVGPLHTTTQGVGMLMSVFTISTAIFTLIIGQFIDCINRKKILVTGLVIYGCTGLVSFFVSDVNSLLVMRFIQGIGVAAITSLAMLIIGDVYTGIDCVGAMSKISISFALGSVFAPIIGGGLATFGWNYAFLFYALSLPFALVVMMILPETRKQKELGSYQGLIEALRYLKNLPILYTIFMGFSIYFLLFAMMIYVPFMLKGEFNFTSGVSGIMLAVPGMACVVMAPKVRYFASKYSLIRVIIAGFVLVGLSLLIMSVVPSIIGVVLLLLLFGLGLVISQTCIDAQIIQISPLEARGGVISIYSCMRYIGQSFSPIILGIILAYSGIAIVFVTAGVFGLIIALMTYRMRYLFDTL comes from the coding sequence ATGGAATTTAAAACTCATCACCTTGTCCTGCTCTGTATAACTGCCTTTTTTGCAATGGCCGGAGGAGCCCTTATTACACCAGTATTACCTGAAATGGTAGGACCACTGCATACGACTACCCAGGGGGTAGGGATGCTCATGTCAGTTTTCACTATCTCTACTGCAATATTCACGTTGATTATCGGACAATTCATCGATTGTATCAACCGGAAAAAAATACTCGTGACCGGTCTTGTAATCTATGGATGTACAGGTCTTGTCAGTTTTTTTGTCTCTGATGTGAACTCGTTGTTAGTAATGAGATTCATCCAGGGTATTGGAGTAGCCGCGATAACCTCACTTGCCATGCTGATTATCGGCGATGTTTACACTGGTATTGATTGTGTCGGGGCAATGAGTAAAATCAGCATATCATTTGCCTTGGGCTCTGTGTTTGCGCCAATTATCGGAGGAGGACTGGCAACCTTTGGATGGAATTATGCATTTCTCTTTTATGCCCTTTCCCTGCCATTTGCTTTGGTTGTTATGATGATTCTTCCTGAAACAAGAAAGCAGAAGGAGCTGGGCAGTTACCAAGGTCTCATTGAAGCTCTCAGATATCTCAAAAATTTGCCAATACTTTATACCATTTTTATGGGTTTCTCGATATATTTTCTATTATTTGCCATGATGATATATGTGCCCTTTATGCTCAAGGGTGAGTTCAACTTTACTTCAGGAGTATCAGGAATCATGCTCGCTGTCCCGGGCATGGCTTGTGTCGTGATGGCACCTAAGGTGCGGTATTTTGCAAGCAAGTATTCGTTGATCAGGGTGATAATTGCGGGATTTGTACTTGTCGGGTTATCACTGTTAATAATGTCCGTCGTGCCTTCAATAATCGGAGTAGTTCTTTTATTACTTCTTTTTGGATTAGGGCTCGTTATTTCACAGACATGCATTGACGCACAGATTATACAGATATCTCCACTTGAAGCAAGAGGCGGCGTTATCTCCATTTATAGTTGTATGAGATACATTGGTCAAAGTTTTTCTCCGATAATCTTAGGTATAATTCTGGCATATTCAGGTATTGCCATAGTTTTTGTCACTGCAGGGGTTTTCGGGTTAATTATTGCATTGATGACGTATAGAATGAGATATTTGTTTGATACCCTGTAA
- a CDS encoding PEGA domain-containing protein, which translates to MRLWILVLLICLVVNSPFAAATNTSNLLFNLTTNITPVITQVPVVILPTITVPTSSPTMEVTQVPTTTEPTVTPTKEVTLVPSLKPITVPITTPKEPVIVSNITVTPTPTATPTLLPSLQPTIKPVISLKPGISNLNIQADSPITNLALSGNFSFISSPSGATVTFDGSSSGTTPVTVAVDESSSTPHTVKMEKSGYQDWTSTIDHNPAAGTTETITATLQASPLNGSISVTSTPSGATVAIDGSDIQTTPHTYPEIIPGSHTVTISKDGYTPYTTTVTVASGAESVVSAVLNQVSTTGSLTVNTYPWGAVIILNDVVYGITPAHFDAIPTGTYTMKLAKFGYQPVMQTIEISSGKESKVEVALPRYFPPTGTLSIRSFPSGGVVTLDGITRGVTPARIYGLNPDSYNVRVSIPGYLDWIGIVDVIAGRETSIYGTLTPKGTVIHTGSIAVTSTPSGASVILDSRPQGKTPMTLQNIPSGMHSLILTYPGYEPVTTTTTVQDGTTSQLSVSLNPYTTQNLTPGLITLSDDAASYLSIHGRTQALADFNNPSSGFSSDTKYILALDLNGTVLADVANPELVGVNLSKQNSDPVSSGLLISSLAKMGGGSLYVTNLTTGEKPVSLLYVRPAISGIILSAVTPVDGMTLPVFTGDPAQMKESVHAAVVHAKDLTREVAEADIETGSYSSTSNMLLHSFDPNSTADIDQNGVSTSGLLTAAAVDGGGYAWVPMFDGSDNSILTLGYAEMVDDSWGIWASSTEKGHEIIVMMDAVPVVVSV; encoded by the coding sequence ATGAGGTTGTGGATTCTAGTACTTCTCATATGTCTCGTTGTCAACTCGCCTTTTGCAGCGGCTACGAATACCAGTAACCTGCTGTTTAACCTGACAACAAATATAACTCCGGTTATTACCCAGGTGCCTGTCGTCATTCTGCCAACGATCACAGTTCCAACTAGCAGCCCTACTATGGAGGTTACTCAGGTACCGACAACAACAGAACCAACGGTAACACCAACAAAAGAGGTAACACTCGTCCCCTCTCTTAAGCCTATAACCGTGCCGATTACAACACCAAAAGAGCCAGTTATAGTATCTAATATTACTGTCACTCCCACACCGACTGCTACACCTACTCTCCTTCCATCATTACAACCGACTATTAAACCAGTAATATCATTAAAACCAGGTATAAGTAATCTGAATATCCAGGCCGATTCCCCAATAACAAACCTGGCTCTTTCAGGAAACTTTAGTTTTATTTCATCTCCTTCAGGAGCGACAGTAACATTTGATGGCTCTTCTTCAGGAACAACACCCGTGACTGTGGCTGTTGATGAAAGCAGCAGCACCCCGCATACGGTGAAAATGGAAAAGAGTGGATACCAGGACTGGACTTCAACCATTGATCATAACCCGGCTGCGGGGACAACTGAGACAATAACAGCAACTCTGCAGGCGAGCCCTCTAAATGGATCAATATCAGTCACGTCAACCCCGTCAGGGGCAACAGTAGCAATTGACGGATCTGATATTCAAACAACCCCTCATACGTACCCGGAAATAATTCCAGGATCCCATACTGTTACCATCAGTAAAGATGGATACACACCTTACACAACAACAGTAACTGTTGCATCTGGAGCAGAATCCGTGGTATCAGCCGTATTAAACCAGGTATCTACGACGGGCTCACTCACAGTCAATACATATCCGTGGGGAGCTGTTATCATTTTGAATGATGTGGTCTATGGAATCACTCCCGCACACTTTGATGCCATACCAACCGGGACCTACACAATGAAACTGGCGAAGTTTGGGTATCAGCCAGTAATGCAGACCATTGAGATCAGTTCAGGAAAAGAGAGCAAGGTCGAAGTCGCTCTTCCCAGGTACTTCCCACCAACCGGAACATTATCCATCCGGTCATTTCCAAGTGGTGGGGTAGTTACTCTTGATGGCATTACCCGGGGAGTTACCCCGGCACGGATTTACGGATTAAATCCAGATAGTTACAATGTAAGAGTTTCAATTCCCGGATATCTTGACTGGATTGGTATCGTGGATGTTATTGCAGGAAGAGAAACATCTATCTACGGAACTCTCACGCCCAAAGGGACAGTAATCCACACCGGATCAATTGCTGTTACCTCCACACCATCAGGCGCCTCAGTGATTCTGGATTCACGTCCCCAGGGTAAAACTCCAATGACTCTTCAGAATATACCCAGCGGTATGCACTCTCTCATCCTCACATATCCAGGATACGAACCTGTTACTACAACAACAACAGTGCAGGATGGAACAACAAGTCAGCTCTCGGTATCACTCAATCCATACACAACGCAGAACCTGACCCCGGGTTTAATAACCCTATCAGATGATGCAGCATCGTATCTCTCTATTCACGGAAGAACACAGGCACTTGCTGACTTCAATAATCCTTCTAGTGGATTTTCCAGTGACACGAAATATATTCTGGCTCTGGATCTCAATGGCACGGTTCTTGCGGATGTAGCAAACCCTGAACTGGTTGGAGTAAATCTATCAAAGCAGAATTCAGATCCAGTATCTTCCGGTCTTTTAATCTCCTCTCTAGCAAAAATGGGAGGCGGGAGTTTGTATGTTACAAACCTGACAACAGGAGAAAAACCGGTCTCTCTTCTGTATGTCAGGCCAGCGATCAGCGGAATTATTCTATCAGCAGTAACCCCTGTTGATGGAATGACACTCCCGGTCTTTACCGGTGATCCAGCACAGATGAAAGAGAGTGTTCATGCTGCGGTTGTCCATGCAAAGGATCTCACCAGGGAAGTGGCAGAGGCTGATATCGAGACTGGTTCATACTCTTCAACATCAAATATGCTGCTTCATTCATTTGATCCAAACAGCACTGCTGATATCGATCAGAACGGGGTAAGCACTTCAGGTCTTCTTACTGCTGCTGCAGTTGACGGTGGTGGCTATGCCTGGGTTCCTATGTTTGATGGATCAGACAACAGCATACTCACGCTGGGATATGCGGAGATGGTGGATGATTCCTGGGGTATTTGGGCATCATCCACTGAAAAAGGTCATGAAATAATTGTTATGATGGATGCTGTCCCGGTGGTTGTATCGGTTTGA
- a CDS encoding heavy metal-binding domain-containing protein: MQMSSDILIVSTPYVPGYKIVRQVGFTWGLIVRSRGLGGNVVAGLRTILGGEIHEYTQLLNESRSHALDRMKDHAREMGANAVIGVAFDSSEIGQSMTEVLAYGTAVVVEPEQEESKPVRLS, translated from the coding sequence ATGCAGATGTCATCAGATATTCTCATAGTCAGCACTCCATATGTTCCGGGCTATAAGATCGTCAGGCAGGTCGGATTTACCTGGGGTCTGATTGTACGTAGCAGGGGTCTTGGTGGAAATGTTGTTGCCGGTCTCCGAACTATTCTCGGCGGAGAGATTCATGAGTATACACAACTCCTGAATGAATCACGCTCTCATGCTCTGGATAGAATGAAGGATCATGCTAGGGAAATGGGAGCAAACGCGGTCATTGGTGTTGCATTTGATTCATCAGAGATTGGACAGTCGATGACCGAGGTGCTCGCTTATGGGACTGCAGTTGTTGTGGAACCGGAACAAGAGGAAAGTAAACCTGTTCGGTTGAGTTGA